Proteins found in one Ctenopharyngodon idella isolate HZGC_01 chromosome 16, HZGC01, whole genome shotgun sequence genomic segment:
- the LOC127497749 gene encoding histone-lysine N-methyltransferase ASH1L-like isoform X4: MDKKRQKATPAPRLEKEERTEDRKRMRKTKGAEPEASSKNTNIELKPQQQTRPEELTDTKFDQSDGNVRMKIGVGAKRTKKPPKSLENFICRPTIRISQRLAHGDGHSSCGGEVSSSEIRVGKQSNREIQKKDSNNSISPKGSTRMNLPLPTSSKKGDSTPVITASKKTPSKNMRKADSKSLFPSDGPSYAVQPQTDSKVPLSDRITSSTLLKQTYSPPAAPSPPSSLQQNSSPQDSTQVLNVQKEKGKDLPTGEAMTSSLSSECSKVMTLNAQASQQSSSSLENDSTSFPVSCSENSLKQTPYPPKKTSRVRESHVDKVLNANEKEDGDSACSKNMCNTITNNRSEENGLLHQANPSIKIPLLLSASDKSAESATPENSTCTKELLESRERNKKYNESEVIDDTRKMTMEPAQTVAVQPSDGSRMGHIIDKNKKKDRHSSNQEEDVQCSSQTSSCADSQFNSSVLSDESPLHPKQNIISQNNQNAVEMTKMANKGEKMDLVKTPNVSSTASKMIPQKIKPIKVPYMKSSKALSSQQGKTRPVGRPPKSKQLQHPSPRSETSSLEPPPKKRGRPKIVRLDESPQGSQSQKSSTKLPILEHSNVSDPEDGLKLPKPTPKTQVHPKCSSSVKTKKSKSQDSSSGKKGAEGKLKPSLSKARDAQIRRKRNRLIMKTIIKNINKMRVKKKDKVLTQFLSGQSQSYTTDFAQKNNEGDADCSVSDGTHSLSSLLTSFGAKLGPQINVSKRGTIYIGKRRGRKPKTQRETSDQDSGQVLSQKSQQVLTESSNQLNSLSTSGEHSNSFNGQSALCSFPYSFKHLESPSPSISSFRRKLHPGNHEYDQHSASKVTSSQKVKAVPEEKSKPPSSSQSAPHPSATSQLGSVRIQDHRTTHLARSALMEQERLKYKCHRKGHNCFTHDKTRRHKHKCKKKFLQLRAKRQDPAFLAEVEELVVRLSEIHIVHHISSRGCGDEAKSGRKSGKGKAHVLQCLPQNLHHPTMFQINFSGYYSPQSEFSRDSLHYVGMADFKRNNGCPSQPSEHIVTHCPVVHKLGFPLSGGGCYHSPYKMPLSTTSFGFGLYSGYPPSATIYPSSPFLPSYVHPYSKNPILSPSKFHKRKHKFLKRDSVLCSGKPQATYANVTSHSSSDWFSRNSWQRKDNREQGRDKRFVDDRLREREGTEGLLGQSKLRKDHFRRGLSSNSPCSSSTPIKQTDQQKTSPLSYIGPAHLRPISKVRWAEHQQPWRWRESFQVEPRNRGLNQEAGSGYQEDDDEGDEELPSPPLVDRTIHHHAFLRNPNLASSGYSRMTGQRSTDGVQCASRNLMRPGSSTMKESCSAGGKRPSESFQPGSSLFREHYPHASPSLNEGQEGGGREKRPNISKTHFQTNDIRLFSSSSATKNSLSHLNNSKNTTQNKGTLKHAKKPLRKKNPKGLEVTGREVKRRGPGRPRKNPAPCFFPNLLTTPLHHEVTECPAKRKKGERDDYTVLSAIEAIAQHEKRQRRKKRDEARSNEGQVDEGKDVTLNQEPSHSHADTSSPSQDPSVSVNSQSEKRSAVPHEKKYEWAGLYSNVYKSENPMSLSSPVHTDCLEYDPEEHEHGLLPAPIHVGKYLRLKRIDFQLPYDIYQLCAHKKRPKKSKTPRKTAPSDGSVDVMSHTQTEDSFCKPHKHSVTRDCVSDSLNRNVSCRPTTEEAEEEISETDTDNKLPNQSDPFEQQEKGNDAENVPSPLLMMPLSFEERSFVLEHGIFLVRNYEKMRDRQALLLREEVTEREKENKEDGGSSQSQKGDLEDTSTKSGPAVCV, from the exons GATAAGAAAAGGCAAAAGGCAACACCTGCACCAAGACTGGAGAAAGAAGAGAGGACAGAAGACAGGAAGAGgatgagaaaaaccaaaggGGCTGAACCAGAAGCTTCCTCAAAGAATACTAACATCGAACTTAAGCCCCAGCAGCAGACTAGGCCGGAGGAGTTAACAGATACAAAGTTCGACCAGTCAGACGGAAATGTAAGAATGAAAATAGGGGTTGGAGCAAAACGGACGAAGAAGCCCCCAAAGAGCCTTGAGAACTTCATATGCAGGCCCACAATTAGGATCTCTCAAAGGCTTGCACACGGAGATGGTCATAGTTCATGTGGAGGTGAAGTCTCCAGTTCCGAAATCAGAGTGGGCAAGCAGTCAAATCGAGAGATTCAGAAAAAAGATAGCAACAATTCCATTTCTCCAAAAGGTTCCACAAGGATGAATCTCCCACTTCCCACTTCATCCAAAAAAGGTGACTCTACACCAGTAATTACAGCCTCTAAAAAG ACTCCATCAAAAAACATGAGGAAGGCTGACTCAAAGTCATTATTCCCATCGGATGGACCTTCTTATGCAGTTCAACCACAGACAGATAGCAAAGTACCACTTTCAGATAGGATAACTTCCTCTACCTTGCTGAAACAGACGTATTCACCTCCAGCTGCCCCTTCTCCACCTTCCTCATTACAACAGAACTCCAGTCCACAAGACAGCACGCAggttttaaatgttcaaaaagaAAAGGGCAAAGATCTCCCAACTGGAGAAGCAATGACCTCCTCCCTCAGTTCAGAATGTTCAAAGGTTATGACTCTGAATGCTCAGGCATCTCAGCAGTCTTCTTCCAGTCTTGAAAATGACAGCACATCGTTTCCAGTATCATGTAGTGAGAATTCACTCAAGCAAACTCCCTATCCTCCAAAAAAGACTTCTAGAGTCAGAGAAAGTCATGTTGACAAGGTTTTGAATGCAAATGAGAAAGAGGATGGAGATTCTGCATGTTCCAAGAACATGTGTAACACCATAACTAACAATAGGAGTGAGGAAAATGGTTTATTGCATCAGGCAAATCCCTCTATCAAGATACCTCTGCTCCTTTCTGCTTCAGATAAATCTGCTGAATCAGCAACTCCTGAGAACAGCACTTGTACGAAAGAGTTACTGGAAAGCAGAGAAAGAAACAAGAAGTATAATGAAAGTGAAGTCATAGATGACACCAGAAAAATGACCATGGAACCTGCCCAAACCGTTGCTGTCCAGCCAAGTGATGGCAGCAGGATGGGGCATATCATTGACAAGAATAAGAAAAAGGATAGGCATAGTTCAAACCAGGAAGAAGATGTGCAGTGTTCATCTCAAACTTCCAGCTGTGCAGATTCTCAGTTTAACAGTTCTGTTCTAAGTGATGAGTCACCTTTACATCCCAAACAaaacatcatctcacagaacaATCAAAACGCTGTTGAAATGACAAAGATGGCAAATAAAGGGGAGAAGATGGATCTTGTCAAAACTCCTAATGTTAGTTCCACTGCCTCTAAAATGATAcctcaaaaaataaaacctatAAAAGTTCCTTACATGAAGTCCTCAAAGGCATTGTCATCACAGCAGGGTAAAACAAGACCAGTTGGTCGACCTCCTAAATCTAAACAACTGCAACATCCATCACCCAGATCAGAAACCTCATCCCTTGAGCCCCCTCCTAAGAAAAGAGGTCGTCCAAAAATCGTCAGGTTGGATGAGTCTCCTCAGGGAAGTCAGTCTCAGAAGTCTTCTACTAAGCTCCCCATACTTGAACACTCAAATGTCTCTGATCCAGAGGATGGACTGAAACTCCCAAAGCCAACACCCAAAACACAAGTTCATCCCAAATGTTCCTCTTCTGTCAAGACAAAGAAATCTAAATCACAAGACTCATCATCTGGAAAGAAGGGTGCTGAAGGAAAACTCAAACCCTCCTTGTCCAAAGCTAGAGATGCTCAAATCCGCCGCAAACGAAATAGGttaataatgaaaacaattatcaaaaatatcaataagATGAGAGTAAAGAAGAAGGATAAAGTACTCACACAGTTTCTTTCAGGGCAAAGCCAAAGTTACACAACTGATTTTGCTCAGAAGAACAATGAAGGTGATGCTGATTGTTCAGTTTCAGATGGTACACACTCTTTATCCTCACTTCTTACATCTTTTGGGGCAAAACTTGGTCCACAAATTAATGTCAGCAAACGTGGGACTATCTACATAGGAAAAAGGAGAGGTCGTAAACCTAAAACTCAAAGAGAAACTTCTGACCAAGACTCAGGCCAAGTTCTGAGTCAAAAGTCTCAGCAAGTCTTGACAGAATCTTCAAATCAGTTGAACTCTTTGTCCACCTCTGGTGAACATAGCAATTCATTTAATGGCCAATCTGCTTTGTGCAGCTTCCCCTATTCATTTAAACATCTCGAGTCCCCTTCGCCCTCTATTAGTTCTTTCCGGAGAAAGCTTCATCCTGGCAACCATGAATATGATCAACATTCTGCTTCAAAGGTAACCAGTTCCCAAAAGGTTAAAGCAGTGCCTGAAGAGAAATCTAAACCTCCCTCCTCTTCACAGTCAGCACCACACCCTTCGGCCACATCCCAGTTAGGCTCTGTAAGGATTCAAGACCACAGAACAACACACCTTGCACGATCAGCATTGATGGAGCAAGAAAGACTCAAATACAAGTGCCATAGAAAAGGTCATAATTGCTTTACCCATGATAAGACTAGGAGACATAAACACAAATGTAAGAAAAAGTTTCTTCAACTCAGGGCCAAAAGGCAAGACCCAGCTTTTCTGGCAGAGGTTGAGGAGTTAGTAGTCAGACTTAGTGAGATTCATATTGTACATCATATATCATCACGAGGGTGTGGGGATGAAGCTAAGTCTGGAAGAAAGAGTGGGAAAGGTAAAGCTCACGTTCTTCAGTGTCTGCCGCAAAACCTTCACCATCCGACCATGTTTCAGATCAACTTCAGTGGTTACTACTCACCTCAGTCAGAGTTTTCCCGTGACTCTCTGCATTATGTTGGAATGGCAGATTTTAAACGGAACAACGGATGCCCCTCACAACCAAGTGAACATATTGTTACACATTGTCCGGTAGTGCACAAACTTGGCTTCCCACTGTCAGGAGGTGGTTGTTACCACTCGCCCTACAAAATGCCACTCTCTACCACTTCATTTGGTTTTGGACTTTATAGTGGATACCCTCCATCTGCAACTATATACCCTTCGTCACCTTTTTTACCCTCTTATGTGCACCCCTACTCCAAAAATCCCATTTTAAGCCCATCAAAGTTCCATAAAAGGAAGCATAAGTTTCTGAAACGTGACTCTGTACTTTGTAGCGGGAAGCCACAGGCAACGTACGCTAATGTAACATCTCATTCTTCTAGTGACTGGTTCAGTAGAAATAGCTGGCAAAGAAAAGACAACAGAGAGCAAGGTAGAGATAAAAGATTTGTGGATGATAGGCTTAGAGAAAGAGAAGGAACAGAGGGTTTACTAGGACAAAGTAAGCTCAGAAAAGACCATTTCAGAAGAGGTCTGTCCTCAAATTCACCCTGCTCTTCCTCAACACCCATAAAACAAACAGACCAACAAAAAACTTCACCACTTTCATATATAGGACCTGCACACCTGAGACCGATATCAAAAGTTAGGTGGGCAGAGCATCAGCAGCCATGGAGGTGGAGAGAGAGCTTTCAGGTAGAGCCGAGGAACAGGGGCTTAAACCAAGAAGCTGGATCAGGGTACCAGGAGGACGATGATGAAGGTGATGAAGAATTACCATCACCTCCCCTAGTAGACAGAACAATCCACCATCACGCTTTCCTGAGGAACCCCAACCTTGCTAGCAGTGGGTACAGTCGAATGACAGGCCAAAGGAGTACTGATGGAGTTCAGTGTGCTTCAAGAAACTTAATGAGACCTGGAAGCTCAACGATGAAGGAGTCTTGCTCAGCTGGAGGCAAAAGACCATCAG AGAGCTTCCAGCCTGGCAGTTCACTCTTCCGTGAGCACTATCCGCATGCTAGTCCATCGCTTAATGAAGGACAAGAGggaggaggaagagagaaaaGACCCAACATCAGCAAAACACACTTTCAGACCAATGATATCAGGCTTTTTTCTTCTAGTTCTGCTACCAAAAACAGCctttctcatttaaataattctaaAAACACAACGCAGAACAAGGGTACACTGAAACATGCCAAAAAGCCTCTCAGGAAGAAGAATCCCAAAGGTCTAGAGGTCACAGGACGTGAGGTGAAGAGGAGGGGACCAGGTCGACCAAGGAAAAACCCTGCACCGTGTTTTTTTCCAAATCTACTGACCACACCTTTGCATCATGAAGTGACAGAGTGTCCTGCAAAACGAAAGAAAGGTGAAAGAGATGATTACACAGTGCTCAGTGCGATTGAAGCCATTGCTCAACATGAGAAAAGgcaaagaaggaaaaaaagagatGAAGCTCGAAGCAACGAAGGTCAGGTAGATGAAGGAAAAGATGTAACTCTGAACCAAGAGCCCTCACATTCGCACGCTGACACATCCTCACCTTCCCAGGACCCATCAGTGTCAgtaaacagccaatcagagaagAGGTCTGCTGTGCCACATGAAAAGAAATACGAGTGGGCGGGGCTTTACTCAAATGTGTACAAAAGCGAAAA CCCCATGAGTCTGTCCTCTCCAGTACACACAGACTGCCTTGAGTATGATCCTGAAGAACATGAGCACGGCCTGCTTCCTGCACCTATACACGTAG gaAAGTATCTGAGGTTGAAACGGATTGACTTTCAGTTGCCCTATGACATATATCAACTCTGTGCACACAAaaag CGTCCTAAAAAGTCAAAGACCCCACGAAAGACAGCCCCATCCG ATGGGTCTGTTGATGTAATGTCTCACACTCAGACCGAAGACAGTTTCTGTAAACCTCATAAACACAGTGTGACTCGTGACTGCGTTTCTGACAGCCTTAATAG AAATGTCAGCTGTAGACCAACTACAGAGGAGGCTGAAGAAGAAATCAGTGAAACAGACACTGATAATAAGCTTCCCAATCAATCTGACCCTTTCGAACAGCAG GAGAAaggcaatgatgctgaaaatgtccCCTCCCCTCTCCTGATGATGCCCTTGTCTTTTGAGGAGAG GAGTTTTGTCTTGGAGCATGGCATTTTTCTGGTGAGAAACTATGAAAaaatgagagacagacaggcatTGCTCCTGAGGGAGGAGGTGACAGAgcgagagaaagaaaacaaagaagaTGGCGGGAGCAGCCAAAGTCAGAAAGGGGATCTGGAAGACACCAGCACTAAGTCAGGTCCAGCAGTGTGTGTATAG
- the LOC127497749 gene encoding histone-lysine N-methyltransferase ASH1L-like isoform X3, translating into MDKKRQKATPAPRLEKEERTEDRKRMRKTKGAEPEASSKNTNIELKPQQQTRPEELTDTKFDQSDGNVRMKIGVGAKRTKKPPKSLENFICRPTIRISQRLAHGDGHSSCGGEVSSSEIRVGKQSNREIQKKDSNNSISPKGSTRMNLPLPTSSKKGDSTPVITASKKTPSKNMRKADSKSLFPSDGPSYAVQPQTDSKVPLSDRITSSTLLKQTYSPPAAPSPPSSLQQNSSPQDSTQVLNVQKEKGKDLPTGEAMTSSLSSECSKVMTLNAQASQQSSSSLENDSTSFPVSCSENSLKQTPYPPKKTSRVRESHVDKVLNANEKEDGDSACSKNMCNTITNNRSEENGLLHQANPSIKIPLLLSASDKSAESATPENSTCTKELLESRERNKKYNESEVIDDTRKMTMEPAQTVAVQPSDGSRMGHIIDKNKKKDRHSSNQEEDVQCSSQTSSCADSQFNSSVLSDESPLHPKQNIISQNNQNAVEMTKMANKGEKMDLVKTPNVSSTASKMIPQKIKPIKVPYMKSSKALSSQQGKTRPVGRPPKSKQLQHPSPRSETSSLEPPPKKRGRPKIVRLDESPQGSQSQKSSTKLPILEHSNVSDPEDGLKLPKPTPKTQVHPKCSSSVKTKKSKSQDSSSGKKGAEGKLKPSLSKARDAQIRRKRNRLIMKTIIKNINKMRVKKKDKVLTQFLSGQSQSYTTDFAQKNNEGDADCSVSDGTHSLSSLLTSFGAKLGPQINVSKRGTIYIGKRRGRKPKTQRETSDQDSGQVLSQKSQQVLTESSNQLNSLSTSGEHSNSFNGQSALCSFPYSFKHLESPSPSISSFRRKLHPGNHEYDQHSASKVTSSQKVKAVPEEKSKPPSSSQSAPHPSATSQLGSVRIQDHRTTHLARSALMEQERLKYKCHRKGHNCFTHDKTRRHKHKCKKKFLQLRAKRQDPAFLAEVEELVVRLSEIHIVHHISSRGCGDEAKSGRKSGKGKAHVLQCLPQNLHHPTMFQINFSGYYSPQSEFSRDSLHYVGMADFKRNNGCPSQPSEHIVTHCPVVHKLGFPLSGGGCYHSPYKMPLSTTSFGFGLYSGYPPSATIYPSSPFLPSYVHPYSKNPILSPSKFHKRKHKFLKRDSVLCSGKPQATYANVTSHSSSDWFSRNSWQRKDNREQGRDKRFVDDRLREREGTEGLLGQSKLRKDHFRRGLSSNSPCSSSTPIKQTDQQKTSPLSYIGPAHLRPISKVRWAEHQQPWRWRESFQVEPRNRGLNQEAGSGYQEDDDEGDEELPSPPLVDRTIHHHAFLRNPNLASSGYSRMTGQRSTDGVQCASRNLMRPGSSTMKESCSAGGKRPSESFQPGSSLFREHYPHASPSLNEGQEGGGREKRPNISKTHFQTNDIRLFSSSSATKNSLSHLNNSKNTTQNKGTLKHAKKPLRKKNPKGLEVTGREVKRRGPGRPRKNPAPCFFPNLLTTPLHHEVTECPAKRKKGERDDYTVLSAIEAIAQHEKRQRRKKRDEARSNEGQVDEGKDVTLNQEPSHSHADTSSPSQDPSVSVNSQSEKRSAVPHEKKYEWAGLYSNVYKSENPMSLSSPVHTDCLEYDPEEHEHGLLPAPIHVGKYLRLKRIDFQLPYDIYQLCAHKKRPKKSKTPRKTAPSDGSVDVMSHTQTEDSFCKPHKHSVTRDCVSDSLNRNVSCRPTTEEAEEEISETDTDNKLPNQSDPFEQQEKGNDAENVPSPLLMMPLSFEERSFVLEHGIFLVRNYEKMRDRQALLLREEVTEREKENKEDGGSSQSQKGDLEDTSTKPAPDSLESTV; encoded by the exons GATAAGAAAAGGCAAAAGGCAACACCTGCACCAAGACTGGAGAAAGAAGAGAGGACAGAAGACAGGAAGAGgatgagaaaaaccaaaggGGCTGAACCAGAAGCTTCCTCAAAGAATACTAACATCGAACTTAAGCCCCAGCAGCAGACTAGGCCGGAGGAGTTAACAGATACAAAGTTCGACCAGTCAGACGGAAATGTAAGAATGAAAATAGGGGTTGGAGCAAAACGGACGAAGAAGCCCCCAAAGAGCCTTGAGAACTTCATATGCAGGCCCACAATTAGGATCTCTCAAAGGCTTGCACACGGAGATGGTCATAGTTCATGTGGAGGTGAAGTCTCCAGTTCCGAAATCAGAGTGGGCAAGCAGTCAAATCGAGAGATTCAGAAAAAAGATAGCAACAATTCCATTTCTCCAAAAGGTTCCACAAGGATGAATCTCCCACTTCCCACTTCATCCAAAAAAGGTGACTCTACACCAGTAATTACAGCCTCTAAAAAG ACTCCATCAAAAAACATGAGGAAGGCTGACTCAAAGTCATTATTCCCATCGGATGGACCTTCTTATGCAGTTCAACCACAGACAGATAGCAAAGTACCACTTTCAGATAGGATAACTTCCTCTACCTTGCTGAAACAGACGTATTCACCTCCAGCTGCCCCTTCTCCACCTTCCTCATTACAACAGAACTCCAGTCCACAAGACAGCACGCAggttttaaatgttcaaaaagaAAAGGGCAAAGATCTCCCAACTGGAGAAGCAATGACCTCCTCCCTCAGTTCAGAATGTTCAAAGGTTATGACTCTGAATGCTCAGGCATCTCAGCAGTCTTCTTCCAGTCTTGAAAATGACAGCACATCGTTTCCAGTATCATGTAGTGAGAATTCACTCAAGCAAACTCCCTATCCTCCAAAAAAGACTTCTAGAGTCAGAGAAAGTCATGTTGACAAGGTTTTGAATGCAAATGAGAAAGAGGATGGAGATTCTGCATGTTCCAAGAACATGTGTAACACCATAACTAACAATAGGAGTGAGGAAAATGGTTTATTGCATCAGGCAAATCCCTCTATCAAGATACCTCTGCTCCTTTCTGCTTCAGATAAATCTGCTGAATCAGCAACTCCTGAGAACAGCACTTGTACGAAAGAGTTACTGGAAAGCAGAGAAAGAAACAAGAAGTATAATGAAAGTGAAGTCATAGATGACACCAGAAAAATGACCATGGAACCTGCCCAAACCGTTGCTGTCCAGCCAAGTGATGGCAGCAGGATGGGGCATATCATTGACAAGAATAAGAAAAAGGATAGGCATAGTTCAAACCAGGAAGAAGATGTGCAGTGTTCATCTCAAACTTCCAGCTGTGCAGATTCTCAGTTTAACAGTTCTGTTCTAAGTGATGAGTCACCTTTACATCCCAAACAaaacatcatctcacagaacaATCAAAACGCTGTTGAAATGACAAAGATGGCAAATAAAGGGGAGAAGATGGATCTTGTCAAAACTCCTAATGTTAGTTCCACTGCCTCTAAAATGATAcctcaaaaaataaaacctatAAAAGTTCCTTACATGAAGTCCTCAAAGGCATTGTCATCACAGCAGGGTAAAACAAGACCAGTTGGTCGACCTCCTAAATCTAAACAACTGCAACATCCATCACCCAGATCAGAAACCTCATCCCTTGAGCCCCCTCCTAAGAAAAGAGGTCGTCCAAAAATCGTCAGGTTGGATGAGTCTCCTCAGGGAAGTCAGTCTCAGAAGTCTTCTACTAAGCTCCCCATACTTGAACACTCAAATGTCTCTGATCCAGAGGATGGACTGAAACTCCCAAAGCCAACACCCAAAACACAAGTTCATCCCAAATGTTCCTCTTCTGTCAAGACAAAGAAATCTAAATCACAAGACTCATCATCTGGAAAGAAGGGTGCTGAAGGAAAACTCAAACCCTCCTTGTCCAAAGCTAGAGATGCTCAAATCCGCCGCAAACGAAATAGGttaataatgaaaacaattatcaaaaatatcaataagATGAGAGTAAAGAAGAAGGATAAAGTACTCACACAGTTTCTTTCAGGGCAAAGCCAAAGTTACACAACTGATTTTGCTCAGAAGAACAATGAAGGTGATGCTGATTGTTCAGTTTCAGATGGTACACACTCTTTATCCTCACTTCTTACATCTTTTGGGGCAAAACTTGGTCCACAAATTAATGTCAGCAAACGTGGGACTATCTACATAGGAAAAAGGAGAGGTCGTAAACCTAAAACTCAAAGAGAAACTTCTGACCAAGACTCAGGCCAAGTTCTGAGTCAAAAGTCTCAGCAAGTCTTGACAGAATCTTCAAATCAGTTGAACTCTTTGTCCACCTCTGGTGAACATAGCAATTCATTTAATGGCCAATCTGCTTTGTGCAGCTTCCCCTATTCATTTAAACATCTCGAGTCCCCTTCGCCCTCTATTAGTTCTTTCCGGAGAAAGCTTCATCCTGGCAACCATGAATATGATCAACATTCTGCTTCAAAGGTAACCAGTTCCCAAAAGGTTAAAGCAGTGCCTGAAGAGAAATCTAAACCTCCCTCCTCTTCACAGTCAGCACCACACCCTTCGGCCACATCCCAGTTAGGCTCTGTAAGGATTCAAGACCACAGAACAACACACCTTGCACGATCAGCATTGATGGAGCAAGAAAGACTCAAATACAAGTGCCATAGAAAAGGTCATAATTGCTTTACCCATGATAAGACTAGGAGACATAAACACAAATGTAAGAAAAAGTTTCTTCAACTCAGGGCCAAAAGGCAAGACCCAGCTTTTCTGGCAGAGGTTGAGGAGTTAGTAGTCAGACTTAGTGAGATTCATATTGTACATCATATATCATCACGAGGGTGTGGGGATGAAGCTAAGTCTGGAAGAAAGAGTGGGAAAGGTAAAGCTCACGTTCTTCAGTGTCTGCCGCAAAACCTTCACCATCCGACCATGTTTCAGATCAACTTCAGTGGTTACTACTCACCTCAGTCAGAGTTTTCCCGTGACTCTCTGCATTATGTTGGAATGGCAGATTTTAAACGGAACAACGGATGCCCCTCACAACCAAGTGAACATATTGTTACACATTGTCCGGTAGTGCACAAACTTGGCTTCCCACTGTCAGGAGGTGGTTGTTACCACTCGCCCTACAAAATGCCACTCTCTACCACTTCATTTGGTTTTGGACTTTATAGTGGATACCCTCCATCTGCAACTATATACCCTTCGTCACCTTTTTTACCCTCTTATGTGCACCCCTACTCCAAAAATCCCATTTTAAGCCCATCAAAGTTCCATAAAAGGAAGCATAAGTTTCTGAAACGTGACTCTGTACTTTGTAGCGGGAAGCCACAGGCAACGTACGCTAATGTAACATCTCATTCTTCTAGTGACTGGTTCAGTAGAAATAGCTGGCAAAGAAAAGACAACAGAGAGCAAGGTAGAGATAAAAGATTTGTGGATGATAGGCTTAGAGAAAGAGAAGGAACAGAGGGTTTACTAGGACAAAGTAAGCTCAGAAAAGACCATTTCAGAAGAGGTCTGTCCTCAAATTCACCCTGCTCTTCCTCAACACCCATAAAACAAACAGACCAACAAAAAACTTCACCACTTTCATATATAGGACCTGCACACCTGAGACCGATATCAAAAGTTAGGTGGGCAGAGCATCAGCAGCCATGGAGGTGGAGAGAGAGCTTTCAGGTAGAGCCGAGGAACAGGGGCTTAAACCAAGAAGCTGGATCAGGGTACCAGGAGGACGATGATGAAGGTGATGAAGAATTACCATCACCTCCCCTAGTAGACAGAACAATCCACCATCACGCTTTCCTGAGGAACCCCAACCTTGCTAGCAGTGGGTACAGTCGAATGACAGGCCAAAGGAGTACTGATGGAGTTCAGTGTGCTTCAAGAAACTTAATGAGACCTGGAAGCTCAACGATGAAGGAGTCTTGCTCAGCTGGAGGCAAAAGACCATCAG AGAGCTTCCAGCCTGGCAGTTCACTCTTCCGTGAGCACTATCCGCATGCTAGTCCATCGCTTAATGAAGGACAAGAGggaggaggaagagagaaaaGACCCAACATCAGCAAAACACACTTTCAGACCAATGATATCAGGCTTTTTTCTTCTAGTTCTGCTACCAAAAACAGCctttctcatttaaataattctaaAAACACAACGCAGAACAAGGGTACACTGAAACATGCCAAAAAGCCTCTCAGGAAGAAGAATCCCAAAGGTCTAGAGGTCACAGGACGTGAGGTGAAGAGGAGGGGACCAGGTCGACCAAGGAAAAACCCTGCACCGTGTTTTTTTCCAAATCTACTGACCACACCTTTGCATCATGAAGTGACAGAGTGTCCTGCAAAACGAAAGAAAGGTGAAAGAGATGATTACACAGTGCTCAGTGCGATTGAAGCCATTGCTCAACATGAGAAAAGgcaaagaaggaaaaaaagagatGAAGCTCGAAGCAACGAAGGTCAGGTAGATGAAGGAAAAGATGTAACTCTGAACCAAGAGCCCTCACATTCGCACGCTGACACATCCTCACCTTCCCAGGACCCATCAGTGTCAgtaaacagccaatcagagaagAGGTCTGCTGTGCCACATGAAAAGAAATACGAGTGGGCGGGGCTTTACTCAAATGTGTACAAAAGCGAAAA CCCCATGAGTCTGTCCTCTCCAGTACACACAGACTGCCTTGAGTATGATCCTGAAGAACATGAGCACGGCCTGCTTCCTGCACCTATACACGTAG gaAAGTATCTGAGGTTGAAACGGATTGACTTTCAGTTGCCCTATGACATATATCAACTCTGTGCACACAAaaag CGTCCTAAAAAGTCAAAGACCCCACGAAAGACAGCCCCATCCG ATGGGTCTGTTGATGTAATGTCTCACACTCAGACCGAAGACAGTTTCTGTAAACCTCATAAACACAGTGTGACTCGTGACTGCGTTTCTGACAGCCTTAATAG AAATGTCAGCTGTAGACCAACTACAGAGGAGGCTGAAGAAGAAATCAGTGAAACAGACACTGATAATAAGCTTCCCAATCAATCTGACCCTTTCGAACAGCAG GAGAAaggcaatgatgctgaaaatgtccCCTCCCCTCTCCTGATGATGCCCTTGTCTTTTGAGGAGAG GAGTTTTGTCTTGGAGCATGGCATTTTTCTGGTGAGAAACTATGAAAaaatgagagacagacaggcatTGCTCCTGAGGGAGGAGGTGACAGAgcgagagaaagaaaacaaagaagaTGGCGGGAGCAGCCAAAGTCAGAAAGGGGATCTGGAAGACACCAGCACTAA